From the genome of Streptacidiphilus rugosus AM-16, one region includes:
- a CDS encoding TetR/AcrR family transcriptional regulator, whose amino-acid sequence MPQGPRDRGPDPRTLRTRAAVAEAATTLFLRNGYQDTGVDEIAALAGVSKRSIYNNFADKQTLFTELVLGFTSTAGHFADELVGGLTEAEDLPAALHDLGRRHLRTVARPEVLRLRRLIIVEAARFPDLAAEYYRRAPGRVIAALTESFAELHRRGALTAADPGRAAQHFSYLVLGSTLDTFLFDPEGALPSPAELDRLADDAVTAFLAAYRA is encoded by the coding sequence ATGCCGCAGGGCCCGCGCGACCGGGGCCCCGACCCGCGGACCCTGCGCACCAGGGCGGCGGTCGCCGAGGCCGCCACCACGCTCTTCCTGCGCAACGGCTACCAGGACACCGGCGTGGACGAGATCGCCGCGCTCGCGGGGGTGTCCAAGCGCAGCATCTACAACAACTTCGCCGACAAGCAGACCCTCTTCACCGAGCTGGTCCTCGGTTTCACCAGCACCGCCGGGCACTTCGCCGACGAGCTCGTCGGCGGGCTGACCGAGGCGGAGGACCTGCCGGCCGCCCTGCACGATCTGGGCCGGCGCCACCTGCGCACCGTCGCCCGCCCCGAGGTGCTGCGCCTGCGGCGGCTGATCATCGTGGAGGCCGCCCGCTTTCCCGACCTGGCCGCGGAGTACTACCGCCGGGCCCCCGGACGCGTCATCGCCGCACTGACCGAGAGCTTCGCCGAACTGCACCGGCGCGGCGCGCTGACCGCGGCCGACCCCGGTCGGGCCGCCCAGCACTTCTCCTACCTGGTACTCGGCAGCACGCTGGACACGTTCCTCTTCGACCCCGAAGGCGCACTGCCCTCCCCCGCCGAACTGGACCGCCTGGCGGACGATGCGGTGACCGCCTTCCTCGCCGCCTACCGCGCCTGA
- a CDS encoding YbaK/EbsC family protein, with translation MSEQARAPFGAFPTVHRAVDMRADLAAPVAAALESWSDREAAESVLHVDSDPAQADTAAFCAAYDVPPELSANCVVVAAKRGGETTLAGCLVLATTRLDVNQAVRRHLGARKASFAPTDTAVEATGMEYGGITPVGLPGAWPLLVDAAVAAAPHVLIGSGSRRGKLILPGWAVARLPGAEVLAGLATAPTTAPSAAEAD, from the coding sequence ATGAGCGAGCAGGCGCGGGCGCCCTTCGGCGCGTTCCCCACCGTCCACCGCGCGGTCGACATGCGCGCCGATCTCGCCGCGCCGGTGGCCGCGGCCCTGGAGAGCTGGAGCGACCGGGAGGCGGCCGAGTCCGTGCTCCACGTCGACAGCGACCCGGCGCAGGCGGACACGGCCGCCTTCTGCGCCGCGTACGACGTGCCGCCGGAGCTCTCCGCCAACTGCGTGGTGGTGGCCGCGAAGCGCGGCGGGGAGACCACCCTCGCCGGCTGCCTGGTCCTGGCCACCACCCGCCTCGACGTCAACCAGGCCGTCCGCCGTCACCTCGGCGCGCGCAAGGCGTCCTTCGCGCCGACGGACACGGCGGTCGAGGCGACCGGCATGGAGTACGGCGGCATCACCCCCGTCGGGCTGCCGGGCGCGTGGCCGCTGCTGGTCGACGCGGCGGTGGCCGCCGCGCCGCACGTGCTGATCGGCAGCGGCTCCCGCCGCGGCAAGCTGATCCTGCCCGGCTGGGCCGTGGCCCGGCTGCCGGGCGCCGAGGTTCTCGCCGGCCTGGCCACGGCCCCGACGACGGCGCCCTCCGCCGCCGAGGCCGACTGA
- a CDS encoding NADH:flavin oxidoreductase: MTIAESVVSRAAEILSRPVALNGLTVPNRIAMAPMTRMFSPGGVPGEDVRSYYASRAAANVGLIVTEGTYVGHESAGQSDRVPRFHGEEQLAGWAAVADAVHAAGGTIVPQLWHIGMVRKQGQPPFADAPAVGPSGVRLDGSEDGGRAMTRSDLDAVIGAFADAAADAERIGFDGVELHGAHGYLVDQFLWAGTNRRTDAYGGDPVARTKFAEEIVAAVRERVSAEFPVIFRYSQWKQEAYDARLAETPEQLEAILAPLAAAGVDAFHASTRRYWLPEFEGSDLNLAGWTKKLTDRPTISVGSVGLDGDFLGAFVGEGSPLRSIDNLLDRMEREEFDLVAVGRALLQDPQWAAKVLAGRFDELASYDAASLKSLSF; the protein is encoded by the coding sequence ATGACCATCGCCGAGTCCGTCGTCTCCCGCGCCGCCGAGATCCTGTCCCGGCCCGTCGCGCTGAACGGGTTGACCGTCCCCAACCGCATCGCCATGGCGCCGATGACCCGCATGTTCTCCCCGGGCGGCGTCCCGGGTGAGGACGTCAGGTCCTACTACGCCAGCCGTGCCGCCGCGAACGTCGGACTGATCGTCACCGAGGGCACCTACGTCGGGCACGAGTCGGCCGGGCAGAGCGACCGGGTGCCGCGCTTCCACGGCGAGGAGCAGCTGGCCGGGTGGGCCGCGGTCGCCGACGCGGTGCACGCCGCAGGCGGCACGATCGTGCCGCAGCTGTGGCACATCGGCATGGTGCGCAAGCAGGGCCAGCCGCCGTTCGCCGACGCCCCGGCGGTCGGCCCCTCCGGTGTCCGCCTGGACGGCTCCGAGGACGGCGGCCGGGCGATGACCCGGAGCGACCTCGACGCGGTGATCGGCGCGTTCGCCGACGCCGCCGCCGACGCGGAGCGGATCGGCTTCGACGGCGTGGAACTGCACGGCGCCCACGGCTACCTGGTGGACCAGTTCCTCTGGGCCGGCACCAACCGCCGCACGGACGCCTACGGCGGCGACCCGGTGGCGCGGACGAAGTTCGCCGAGGAGATCGTGGCCGCGGTCCGCGAGCGCGTCTCGGCGGAGTTCCCGGTGATCTTCCGCTACTCGCAGTGGAAGCAGGAGGCCTACGACGCGCGCCTTGCGGAGACCCCGGAGCAGCTGGAGGCCATCCTGGCCCCGCTCGCCGCGGCCGGTGTCGACGCCTTCCACGCCTCGACCCGCCGCTACTGGCTGCCGGAGTTCGAAGGCTCGGACCTCAACCTGGCCGGCTGGACGAAGAAGCTGACCGACCGGCCGACCATCTCCGTCGGCTCGGTCGGCCTGGACGGCGACTTCCTGGGCGCCTTCGTCGGCGAGGGCTCGCCGCTGCGGTCCATCGACAACCTGCTCGACCGGATGGAGCGCGAGGAGTTCGACCTGGTCGCGGTCGGCCGCGCGCTGCTGCAGGACCCGCAGTGGGCGGCGAAGGTGCTCGCGGGCCGCTTCGACGAGCTCGCCTCCTACGACGCGGCGTCGCTGAAGTCGCTGAGCTTCTGA
- a CDS encoding alpha/beta hydrolase: MGAPARANAVTDPRRDRHVSLTGNAFFYTLILATVVAIVLTTLAWGAVRGPKALRWLLRVGMIGVCQVTAIAVVAVWINNDNGLYTSWTDLLGDTSANNVTLPSSDTAWAKAVFGPGPSGFESAMYKGPVSGLTGQVLVWTPPQYDQTKYQNDRFPVIVLLHGYPGSTKTWLAGGKMPQSLAQMMAKGTMKPAVIVVPTIDPNGKNTDCTDSNGVRNGTWIGTDVPNMIKRQFRVLDSAHGWGLVGISTGGYCAVRMVLKHPDRFATAVAMSPDDFHGDPSNVSTKGVLASENPLALLRRTGPDTDVSIMVATSLHDRYSTKANADALRTAAKFPVQVATPLLLKDGGHNWGTWTSMYPSLFPWLNALLDAPQSETTPTTHAAKKH; the protein is encoded by the coding sequence ATGGGCGCGCCCGCCCGCGCCAACGCCGTCACCGACCCGCGAAGAGACCGCCACGTGAGCCTCACCGGCAATGCCTTCTTCTACACCCTCATCCTCGCCACGGTCGTCGCCATCGTGCTCACGACGCTCGCGTGGGGAGCCGTGCGCGGGCCCAAGGCCCTGCGCTGGCTGCTTCGTGTGGGGATGATCGGAGTCTGCCAGGTCACCGCCATCGCGGTGGTCGCGGTGTGGATCAACAACGACAACGGATTGTACACGTCCTGGACGGACCTCCTGGGCGACACGAGCGCGAACAACGTGACGCTTCCGAGCTCCGACACCGCCTGGGCGAAGGCGGTGTTCGGGCCGGGGCCGTCCGGTTTCGAGAGCGCCATGTACAAGGGCCCGGTCTCCGGCCTGACCGGTCAGGTGCTGGTCTGGACGCCGCCGCAGTATGACCAGACGAAGTACCAGAACGACAGGTTCCCCGTCATCGTGCTGCTGCACGGCTACCCCGGCTCGACCAAGACCTGGCTGGCCGGCGGCAAGATGCCGCAGTCCCTGGCCCAGATGATGGCCAAGGGGACCATGAAGCCCGCCGTGATCGTCGTGCCCACGATCGACCCGAACGGCAAGAACACCGACTGCACCGACTCGAACGGCGTCAGGAACGGCACCTGGATCGGCACCGACGTGCCGAACATGATCAAGAGGCAGTTCCGGGTCCTGGACAGCGCCCACGGCTGGGGCCTGGTCGGGATCTCCACCGGCGGCTACTGCGCCGTCAGGATGGTGCTCAAGCATCCCGACCGCTTCGCCACGGCCGTGGCGATGAGCCCGGACGACTTCCACGGCGATCCGTCCAACGTGTCCACCAAGGGCGTCCTCGCCTCCGAGAACCCGCTGGCGCTGCTGCGCAGGACCGGCCCGGACACCGATGTGTCGATCATGGTCGCGACCAGCCTCCACGACCGTTACAGCACCAAGGCCAACGCCGACGCCCTGCGCACCGCGGCCAAGTTCCCCGTCCAGGTGGCGACTCCGCTGCTGCTCAAGGACGGCGGGCACAACTGGGGCACCTGGACCTCGATGTACCCCTCGCTCTTCCCCTGGCTGAACGCCCTGCTCGACGCCCCGCAGTCGGAGACGACCCCGACCACCCACGCCGCCAAGAAGCACTAG
- a CDS encoding TIGR03084 family metal-binding protein, with protein MADAGPVLKDLGDESESLDAVVARDEVDWSAATPAPGWTIAHQIGHLAWTDARALIAVRTPEAFPEEILRALEGGEDFVGIAAAEQARKPPGRLLAEWRDGRAALLDALAAADPGARFPWYGPPMSVASMATARLMETWAHGQDVRQALGLRSAPTARLRHIARLGVRTRDFAYGVHGLTPPSEEFRVELTAPDGEQWAYGPPDAPQRVTGPALDFCLVVTQRLAPADSALRTHGDDAAAWLLLAQAFAGPRAPAARPAPDAGPRWLQLRLSPADPSSASARLRLRATGRAWEITVCTACAHGLVTNRPVGGARSKTHRRRR; from the coding sequence GTGGCGGATGCCGGGCCGGTCCTGAAGGACCTCGGTGACGAGAGCGAATCGCTGGACGCGGTGGTGGCGCGGGACGAGGTGGACTGGTCCGCCGCGACGCCGGCGCCCGGGTGGACGATCGCCCACCAGATCGGACATCTGGCCTGGACCGACGCCAGGGCGCTGATCGCCGTGCGCACGCCGGAGGCCTTCCCCGAGGAGATTCTCCGCGCGCTGGAGGGCGGTGAGGACTTCGTCGGGATCGCCGCGGCCGAGCAGGCGCGGAAGCCGCCCGGCCGACTGCTCGCGGAGTGGAGGGACGGCCGTGCGGCGCTGCTCGACGCGCTCGCGGCGGCCGATCCCGGCGCGCGGTTCCCCTGGTACGGGCCGCCGATGAGCGTGGCGTCGATGGCGACCGCACGCCTGATGGAGACGTGGGCCCACGGTCAGGACGTACGCCAGGCCCTCGGTCTGCGCTCCGCGCCCACGGCGCGGCTGCGCCACATCGCCCGCCTCGGCGTCCGGACCAGGGACTTCGCCTACGGCGTGCACGGCCTCACCCCGCCGTCGGAGGAGTTCCGGGTCGAACTGACCGCCCCCGACGGCGAGCAGTGGGCCTACGGCCCGCCCGACGCCCCGCAGCGGGTCACCGGCCCGGCGCTCGACTTCTGCCTGGTCGTCACCCAACGCCTCGCCCCGGCCGACAGCGCCCTCCGCACCCACGGCGACGACGCCGCCGCCTGGCTCCTCCTCGCCCAGGCCTTCGCCGGCCCCCGGGCCCCGGCCGCACGCCCCGCGCCTGACGCCGGGCCGCGATGGCTTCAGCTCCGGCTGAGCCCGGCCGACCCCAGCTCCGCCTCAGCCCGGCTCCGGCTACGAGCCACGGGACGGGCGTGGGAGATCACAGTTTGCACAGCATGTGCGCACGGTTTAGTCACAAACCGACCAGTAGGGGGAGCTCGGAGCAAAACGCACAGGAGACGCCGCTAG
- a CDS encoding alpha/beta hydrolase family esterase, producing MPRKTTRAVLAVTLALLALLSATGCRPSATAGAPAATVRPLPVGRSSAGLTVDGISRSYRVYRPAALAGPAPLVVMLHGGFGSAEQAESSYGWDRQADAGHFLVVYPDGRDHAWNSGGGCCGVPGTRNTDDVAFVEAVVRTLGRQVPLDLRRIYATGISNGGMMAYRLACQSHLFAAVGVDSATQMADCPAPTPVSLLHIHGTADHNIPYAGGPGEGPAHIDGPAVPAVVAQWRATDRCAAPAVTTAARVTTSLSACPDGRAVELITIAGAGHQWPGSPNRPVLQRVLGLDTPSTALDATTVFWQFFAAHPAPAG from the coding sequence ATGCCACGGAAGACGACCCGCGCGGTGCTCGCGGTCACGCTCGCGCTGCTCGCCCTGCTGTCCGCCACGGGCTGCCGCCCGTCGGCGACGGCCGGCGCTCCGGCTGCCACGGTCCGCCCGCTGCCCGTCGGCCGGTCCTCCGCGGGCCTGACGGTCGACGGGATCAGCCGCAGCTACCGCGTCTACCGGCCCGCCGCGCTGGCCGGGCCCGCGCCGCTGGTGGTGATGCTGCACGGCGGGTTCGGCAGCGCGGAGCAGGCGGAGAGCTCCTACGGCTGGGACCGCCAGGCCGACGCGGGACACTTCCTCGTGGTGTATCCGGACGGCCGGGACCACGCCTGGAACTCCGGCGGAGGCTGCTGCGGCGTGCCGGGCACGCGGAACACGGACGACGTGGCCTTCGTGGAGGCGGTCGTCCGCACGCTGGGCCGACAGGTCCCGCTCGACCTGCGCCGGATCTATGCGACGGGGATCTCCAACGGCGGGATGATGGCCTACCGGCTGGCCTGCCAGTCGCACCTCTTCGCGGCGGTCGGCGTCGACTCGGCCACGCAGATGGCGGACTGCCCCGCGCCGACGCCGGTCTCCCTGCTCCACATCCACGGGACCGCCGACCACAACATCCCCTACGCCGGCGGTCCAGGCGAGGGCCCGGCACATATCGACGGGCCCGCCGTGCCCGCGGTGGTGGCCCAGTGGCGGGCCACCGACCGCTGCGCCGCGCCGGCCGTCACGACCGCGGCGAGGGTCACCACCTCGCTGTCGGCCTGTCCTGACGGCCGCGCGGTGGAGCTGATCACCATCGCCGGGGCCGGCCACCAGTGGCCCGGCTCTCCGAACCGTCCGGTGCTCCAGCGGGTGCTCGGCCTGGACACCCCGTCCACCGCGTTGGACGCGACCACCGTCTTCTGGCAGTTCTTCGCCGCCCACCCGGCCCCGGCCGGCTGA
- a CDS encoding amidohydrolase, which produces MPADLVLLSARLLDPGAGRVLPHTALAASGGRITHLGADREIRALAGPATTVVDLRGAVVIPGLVDGHLHPTSGAERTMGVDLSGCADLDDVRAALDAGRRALPPGGWLRGWGLDPNVFGAQPVTAAAVGPVLDGVPAAIDLFDGHSLLASARALELAGVDGPRAFEQAAEIVCDASGRPTGLLLEDAACEVVEAVAPKPTEEQLRLRTAEVLRGMAAAGLTGGHAMDANGDALARFAALEDQGDLALRLRIAPWCQPGADADALAGLIRMQGTGGELWRVDGVKMFMDGTIDNGTAWLERPDCHGESTHAFWPEPEAYSRAVVAFHTAGVPTATHAIGDAAVRHVLDSVEKATVEGGVAEGGAAVRHRVEHIETVPDDTVERFVRLGVIASMQPTHCTDYTRADHSDNWSRRLGEERASRAFRCGDLWAAGARVVLGSDWPIAPYPPLTVMAGARHRRPSRDLAQPPHGPEQALTPLQALQGMTVNPAWAAGEEGSAGRLAIGCRADLTVLADDPLAVPDLDLAELPVLLTVVAGRPTHRAPQL; this is translated from the coding sequence GTGCCCGCCGACCTCGTCCTGCTCTCCGCCCGTCTGCTGGATCCGGGCGCCGGCCGGGTGCTCCCGCACACCGCGCTCGCCGCGTCCGGCGGCCGGATCACTCACCTCGGCGCCGACCGCGAGATCCGCGCCCTGGCCGGTCCGGCGACCACCGTCGTCGACCTCAGGGGAGCCGTGGTGATCCCGGGCCTCGTCGACGGCCATCTGCACCCCACCTCGGGCGCCGAGCGCACGATGGGCGTCGACCTGTCCGGCTGCGCCGACCTGGACGACGTCCGGGCCGCCCTCGACGCCGGCCGGCGCGCGCTGCCGCCCGGCGGGTGGCTGCGCGGCTGGGGGCTCGACCCGAACGTCTTCGGCGCACAGCCGGTCACGGCCGCGGCGGTCGGACCGGTACTGGACGGCGTCCCCGCCGCGATCGACCTCTTCGACGGGCACTCGCTGCTCGCCAGCGCGCGGGCCCTGGAGCTCGCCGGAGTCGACGGGCCGCGCGCCTTCGAGCAGGCCGCGGAGATCGTCTGCGACGCGTCGGGCCGCCCCACCGGACTGCTGCTCGAGGACGCCGCCTGCGAGGTGGTGGAGGCCGTCGCCCCCAAGCCCACCGAGGAGCAGCTGCGGCTGCGCACGGCCGAGGTGTTGCGGGGCATGGCGGCGGCCGGACTGACCGGGGGCCATGCGATGGACGCCAACGGGGACGCCCTGGCCCGCTTCGCCGCGCTGGAGGATCAGGGTGATCTGGCGCTGCGGCTGCGGATCGCGCCCTGGTGCCAGCCGGGCGCGGACGCCGACGCGCTCGCCGGGCTGATCCGGATGCAGGGCACCGGCGGTGAGCTGTGGCGGGTCGACGGCGTGAAGATGTTCATGGACGGAACCATCGACAACGGCACCGCCTGGCTCGAACGTCCGGACTGCCACGGCGAGTCGACCCACGCGTTCTGGCCCGAGCCCGAGGCCTACTCCCGCGCCGTCGTGGCCTTCCACACGGCAGGCGTCCCGACCGCCACCCACGCCATCGGCGACGCGGCGGTCCGGCACGTGCTCGACTCCGTCGAGAAGGCGACGGTCGAAGGCGGGGTGGCCGAGGGCGGGGCTGCCGTCCGGCACCGGGTGGAGCACATCGAGACCGTGCCGGACGACACCGTGGAACGCTTCGTGCGGCTCGGGGTGATCGCGTCCATGCAGCCCACCCACTGCACCGACTACACCCGGGCCGACCACAGCGACAACTGGTCCCGCCGTCTCGGCGAGGAGCGCGCCTCGCGCGCCTTCCGCTGCGGTGATCTGTGGGCGGCGGGCGCGCGGGTGGTGCTCGGCTCGGACTGGCCCATCGCGCCCTACCCGCCGCTCACCGTCATGGCCGGCGCCCGCCACCGCCGCCCCAGCCGCGACCTCGCCCAGCCGCCGCACGGTCCGGAGCAGGCGCTGACCCCCCTTCAGGCGCTGCAGGGCATGACGGTCAACCCCGCCTGGGCGGCGGGGGAGGAGGGGAGCGCGGGACGCCTCGCGATCGGCTGCCGCGCCGACCTCACCGTCCTCGCCGACGACCCGCTCGCGGTCCCGGACCTCGACCTGGCCGAGCTGCCGGTGCTGCTGACAGTGGTGGCCGGGCGTCCCACGCACCGCGCGCCCCAGCTGTAG
- a CDS encoding TetR family transcriptional regulator C-terminal domain-containing protein, which produces MTSRVPSKRVRKTPEARRAEIVAAAAEIALAEGLELITVRRVADELSVRPGLISHYFPVAEDLVAEAFGDAATGELDQLLPAVRPNGQALQSLTRFFSLTGGKRYDDISRLWLNARHLSRYRVSLAERVAHQESLWRDRLTGLIREGVDEGVFDTGDPLVAAISILVVLDGLGVHANTDRSDRPRAVTVMAATTAERVLGLAPETLAPHALASAEPLASPTSAPPPTD; this is translated from the coding sequence ATGACGTCAAGAGTTCCCTCGAAGCGCGTCAGGAAGACACCCGAGGCGCGCAGGGCCGAGATCGTGGCCGCCGCCGCGGAGATCGCCCTGGCCGAGGGACTGGAACTGATCACCGTGCGCAGGGTGGCCGACGAGCTCTCCGTGCGTCCCGGACTGATCAGCCACTACTTCCCGGTGGCGGAGGACCTGGTCGCCGAGGCCTTCGGCGACGCGGCCACGGGGGAGCTGGACCAGCTGCTGCCCGCCGTCCGCCCGAACGGGCAGGCGCTGCAGTCGCTGACCAGGTTCTTCTCGCTGACGGGCGGGAAGCGCTACGACGACATCAGCCGGCTCTGGCTCAACGCGCGCCACCTGAGCCGGTACCGGGTCTCGCTCGCCGAGCGGGTCGCGCACCAGGAGTCCCTGTGGCGCGACCGGCTCACCGGGCTGATCCGCGAAGGCGTCGACGAAGGCGTCTTCGACACCGGGGACCCGTTGGTCGCGGCGATCTCGATCCTGGTCGTCCTGGACGGCCTGGGCGTGCACGCGAACACCGACCGGAGCGACCGGCCGCGCGCCGTCACCGTCATGGCGGCGACCACGGCCGAGCGGGTCCTGGGCCTCGCGCCCGAGACGCTCGCCCCGCACGCGCTCGCGTCCGCCGAGCCGCTGGCCTCGCCGACGTCCGCCCCACCGCCCACCGACTGA
- a CDS encoding purine-cytosine permease family protein, with protein sequence MASTIPDHGTDSSASPPAQDRAGRVEAHGIDHIPDSERHGRARELFAVWAAPNVSYLSLVVGGTLILMGLSLWQSLAVIVVGNLFWAVVGLLAISGPASGTPSEVIMRAMFGVRGNRANIAVTGWFVSVCYLALNWAAASAAAFALSDRLGVHPGTPLKVVIIVVVAALTLAISVYGHATIVRLYLPLTLVLTAIFVVLAGYVLGRADFSYHPAQPLHGTALWAALAGGLALIASAPLSYNNSADFARYLPRATPARSIAVWTALGAFVPSVLFTALGTLAGTAIDMTDPQSALTAVLPGWFKPAFLLAVVLGAIANNAMTAYSSGLALQAIGLRIRRSRSVALDGTLGVALTLYALLVSDFLDTVSNMLELMVALLGPSMAVYAADILWRRNRYDGLQLCDESRGGPFWYRGGVHWAGAIALVTGTAAASLCLSTPLFTGPIASAAGGIDLSLPVGIVVSVALYLALVRRTATTRPA encoded by the coding sequence ATGGCATCCACGATTCCAGACCACGGCACGGACTCCTCCGCCTCCCCGCCGGCGCAGGACCGGGCCGGGCGGGTGGAGGCACACGGCATCGACCACATTCCCGACAGCGAGAGACACGGGCGCGCCCGTGAACTCTTCGCGGTGTGGGCGGCGCCCAATGTGAGCTACCTCAGCCTGGTCGTCGGCGGCACGCTGATCCTGATGGGTCTGAGCCTGTGGCAGTCGCTCGCCGTCATCGTCGTCGGCAACCTGTTCTGGGCCGTGGTGGGGCTGCTCGCGATCAGCGGACCCGCCTCGGGCACGCCCAGCGAGGTGATCATGCGGGCGATGTTCGGCGTCCGGGGCAACCGCGCCAACATCGCGGTGACCGGCTGGTTCGTCTCCGTCTGCTACCTCGCGCTGAACTGGGCCGCCGCCTCCGCGGCCGCGTTCGCGCTCTCCGACCGGCTCGGCGTCCACCCCGGCACGCCGCTCAAGGTCGTCATCATCGTGGTCGTCGCCGCGCTGACCCTCGCCATCAGCGTCTACGGCCACGCCACGATCGTGCGGCTCTACCTGCCGCTCACCCTGGTGCTGACCGCGATCTTCGTCGTGCTCGCCGGCTACGTGCTGGGCCGGGCCGACTTCTCCTACCACCCCGCCCAGCCGCTGCACGGCACCGCGCTGTGGGCCGCGCTGGCCGGCGGCCTGGCCCTGATCGCCTCGGCGCCGCTCAGCTACAACAACAGCGCCGACTTCGCCCGCTACCTGCCGCGCGCCACCCCCGCGAGGTCGATCGCCGTCTGGACCGCGCTCGGCGCCTTCGTCCCCAGCGTGCTCTTCACCGCGCTCGGCACGCTCGCCGGAACGGCGATCGACATGACCGACCCGCAGTCCGCCCTGACCGCAGTCCTCCCTGGCTGGTTCAAGCCGGCCTTCCTCCTCGCCGTCGTCCTCGGCGCGATCGCCAACAACGCCATGACGGCCTACAGCTCCGGCCTCGCCCTCCAGGCCATCGGCCTGCGCATCCGCCGCTCGCGCAGCGTGGCACTGGACGGCACCCTGGGCGTCGCGCTGACGCTGTACGCGCTGCTGGTCTCCGACTTCCTCGACACGGTCAGCAACATGCTCGAACTGATGGTCGCGCTGCTCGGCCCGAGCATGGCCGTCTACGCCGCCGACATCCTGTGGCGGCGCAACCGCTACGACGGCCTCCAGCTCTGCGACGAGTCGCGCGGCGGCCCCTTCTGGTACCGCGGCGGCGTCCACTGGGCCGGCGCGATCGCCCTGGTCACGGGCACGGCAGCCGCGTCCCTCTGCCTGAGCACCCCCCTCTTCACCGGCCCGATCGCCAGCGCGGCGGGCGGTATCGACCTCTCCCTCCCGGTCGGGATCGTCGTCTCCGTCGCCCTTTACCTGGCCCTGGTCCGCCGCACCGCCACCACCCGACCGGCCTGA
- a CDS encoding nucleotidyltransferase domain-containing protein: MTTAGDVLRILHLARRAGAEVWIAGGWGIDALLGRQTREHGDLDLLHRQEQEPALLAALAAAGFAETLDRRPVRFVVSDPAGTEIDLHPLRFAPDGSGSAEQSSFDPGRPFRYPAECFVTGSIAGVAVPCLSVDRQVAFHQGYEPREQDRQDMARLREAFGVATHF; this comes from the coding sequence GTGACGACGGCAGGGGACGTGCTCCGGATCCTGCACCTCGCCCGGCGCGCCGGAGCGGAGGTCTGGATCGCCGGAGGCTGGGGGATCGACGCCCTTCTCGGACGGCAGACCCGCGAACACGGGGACCTGGACCTGTTGCACCGTCAGGAGCAGGAGCCCGCGCTGCTCGCCGCGTTGGCGGCGGCCGGGTTCGCCGAGACGCTCGACCGGCGCCCGGTCCGCTTCGTGGTCTCTGACCCGGCCGGGACCGAGATCGACCTGCATCCGCTCCGCTTCGCGCCGGACGGCTCCGGCTCGGCGGAGCAGTCCTCATTCGACCCGGGCCGGCCGTTCCGCTACCCGGCGGAGTGTTTCGTCACCGGGTCGATCGCGGGCGTGGCGGTGCCGTGCCTCTCGGTCGACCGGCAGGTCGCCTTCCACCAGGGGTACGAACCCCGCGAGCAGGACCGGCAGGACATGGCCCGACTGCGCGAGGCGTTCGGCGTGGCCACGCATTTCTGA